A region from the Aegilops tauschii subsp. strangulata cultivar AL8/78 chromosome 5, Aet v6.0, whole genome shotgun sequence genome encodes:
- the LOC109759866 gene encoding splicing factor U2af large subunit A-like, with protein MPNRPRTNAYQQHPTNTITTATTTNRPPVPPEAGATKVVRLTKMLSPDNRLEDDDEFEDLVEDVIEEARTFGNLVKVVIPRPSPGSNPAVAGVGKAFLEYACLDSSSHCRRSMDRRWFAGRRIAAGFYPEE; from the coding sequence ATGCCAAATCGTCCAAGAACTAATGCTTATCAACAACACCCCACAAACACcatcaccaccgccaccaccaccaaccGGCCTCCGGTGCCTCCCGAAGCCGGAGCGACCAAGGTGGTACGCCTGACCAAGATGCTCTCGCCGGACAATCGCCTCGAGGACGACGACGAGTTCGAAGACCTGGTGGAGGATGTCATAGAAGAAGCGCGCACATTCGGTAACCTTGTGAAGGTCGTGATCCCACGGCCCAGCCCCGGCAGTAATCCGGCGGTTGCTGGAGTCGGGAAGGCATTTCTGGAGTACGCGTGCCTCGACAGCTCCTCCCATTGCAGGAGGAGTATGGATCGCAGGTGGTTTGCTGGGAGGCGAATTGCTGCTGGGTTCTACCCTGAAGAGTGA
- the LOC109759867 gene encoding uncharacterized protein, with protein MTLYNHFTHSKNVKRLISEEAKSTKVLAYITAFKKLCNHPKNLLCPRPLPWTLWPACLSLMWLQCANQCSTLNADMDGGLKCYTIFLDMWRGFLHCSSRQTVEGLIMDLTQLLERD; from the exons ATGACACTGTACAACCACTTCACACACTCCAAAAAT GTTAAGCGCTTGATATCTGAAGAAGCAAAGAGTACTAAAGTTTTGGCATATATTACTGCCTTTAAGAAATTATGCAACCATCCGAAG AACTTATTATGCCCACGACCACTGCCATGGACTTTGTGGCCGGCCTGCTTATCCTTGATGTGGCTACAATGCGCGAACCAGTGTTCGACTTTGAACGCCGACATGGACGGCGGCCTCAAGTGCTACACCATCTTCTTG GATATGTGGAGAGGCTTTTTGCACTGCAGTTCAAGACAAACT GTTGAGGGTCTGATAATGGACTTAACACAACTGCTGGAGAGAGATTAA